One Pyrus communis chromosome 4, drPyrComm1.1, whole genome shotgun sequence genomic region harbors:
- the LOC137730446 gene encoding protein DETOXIFICATION 55-like, translated as MVEAAEPSQKCPTMPEVVEELHRMTNIGFPIAAMSLVGYLKNMVLVVCMGRLGSLELAGGALAIGFTNITGYSVLSGLAMGMEPLCSQAFGSQNFSIAFHTLQRTILLLLLTSLPIALLWANLEPLMLLLHQNQDITKIASLYCQFAIPDLLANSLLHPIRIFLRSQSTTWPLMWSTLLAIILHIPLTIFLTFNLSLGIKGIAISTSLTNFITLFFLLGYVVYAHVAKKSIYCLVTDQCEPTTKYETTQLLSQPLLPKKIVPLSLRKTLGADEWSILIRLAFQSCLGVCLEWWWYEFMTILTGYLQKPHIALAASAIVIQTTSLMYTLPAALSASVSTRVGNELGAGQPEKARLAAVVAVGMALVSSLLGLSLTTLGRGAWGRIFTNDNEVLELTMSVLPIIGLCEIANCPQTTSCGILRGSARPGIGAWINFYSFYMVGTPAAIVLTFVWRLGFKGLCYGLLAAQITCVVSILTVVHKTNWERECLKTKELVGKNNDRMAAFAHADETVKCEEGVAN; from the exons ATGGTTGAAGCAGCAGAGCCATCCCAAAAGTGCCCGACAATGCCAGAG GTGGTGGAAGAACTTCACAGAATGACAAATATTGGCTTCCCAATTGCGGCCATGAGTTTAGTGGGTTACCTAAAAAACATGGTCCTAGTTGTATGCATGGGAAGGCTTGGAAGTCTTGAGCTAGCAGGTGGGGCTTTAGCCATTGGCTTCACCAACATCACTGGCTACTCAGTCCTCTCTGGCTTGGCCATGGGTATGGAGCCTCTATGCAGCCAAGCTTTTGGTTCACAGAACTTCTCCATAGCTTTCCACACTTTACAAAGAACCATTCTCTTATTGCTTCTCACTTCTCTTCCTATTGCTTTGCTTTGGGCCAATCTTGAACCTCTCATGCTCCTCCTCCATCAAAACCAAGATATAACAAAGATTGCTAGCTTGTATTGCCAATTTGCCATCCCTGATCTTCTTGCCAATAGCCTTCTTCATCCCATACGTATTTTTTTACGTAGTCAAAGCACAACATGGCCATTGATGTGGTCCACTTTACTAGCAATCATTCTACACATTCCTCTCACAATCTTCTTAACCTTCAATCTTTCCCTTGGGATCAAAGGAATAGCAATTTCCACTTCTCTTACCAATTTTATCactctattttttcttttgggctATGTGGTCTATGCCCATGTCGCAAAAAAATCTATTTATTGTTTGGTAACGGACCAGTGTGAACCTACTACTAAGTATgaaacaacacaattattgtCCCAGCCAttattacccaaaaaaatagtACCACTTTCGTTGAGGAAAACGCTAGGAGCTGACGAATGGAGTATCCTAATTCGACTTGCTTTCCAAAGTTGCTTAGGAGTGTGCTTAGAATGGTGGTGGTACGAGTTCATGACAATTCTAACCGGTTACCTTCAAAAACCTCACATTGCCCTAGCAGCATCAGCCATAGTGATACAAACCACATCTCTCATGTACACATTACCAGCGGCACTAAGTGCATCAGTGTCTACACGAGTAGGCAACGAGCTAGGGGCAGGCCAACCCGAAAAGGCACGTTTAGCGGCAGTGGTGGCAGTGGGGATGGCACTAGTGAGCTCATTGTTGGGCTTGTCATTGACCACTCTAGGGAGAGGAGCATGGGGAAGAATCTTCACAAATGATAATGAGGTTTTGGAGCTAACAATGAGTGTGCTACCAATTATTGGACTATGTGAGATTGCTAATTGTCCACAAACTACAAGTTGTGGGATTTTGAGAGGAAGTGCTAGGCCAGGCATTGGGGCATGGATTAACTTTTACTCATTTTACATGGTGGGTACGCCTGCGGCAATAGTCTTGACGTTTGTGTGGAGGTTAGGGTTTAAAGGGCTTTGTTATGGACTTCTAGCAGCTCAAATTACATGTGTGGTGTCCATATTAACAGTGGTTCATAAGACAAATTGGGAGAGAGAATGTCTCAAGACGAAAGAACTTGTAGGAAAAAATAATGACAGAATGgctgcatttgcacatgcaGATGAAACAGTCAAATGTGAAGAGGGTGTTGCAAATTAG